The Deinococcus sedimenti genomic sequence GTCCTCCTCCAGCCCGATGAACCCGTGCCCGGGCACCAGAACGCCCAGTTCCAGGGTGTACACCTCGTCCAGGCGCACGGGTCCCTCGACGGTCTGCCCGTAGCGGGGCCAGCGGGGGCCCAGGAGGGTGCCGCCGTCGTGCGTGGCGCGGCCCAGCCCGTGCCCGAGCGCGTGCTGGTATTCGGGGTACCCGGCGGCGACCAGGGCGGCGCGCGCGGCGGCGTCCACCGCGTGGCCGGGCGTGCCGGGGCGCAGGGCGTCCGCGCCCGCCTGGATGGCCTGCCAGCACGCGCGGAAGGCGGCCTGCACCTCCCCGGGTACCGGGGTGCCGTCGGGCAGGCGGTACACCCGCTGGATGTCCGAGCAGTACCCGTGTCCCAGGCGCACGCCGTAGTCGATGTGCAGCAGCGCACCGGGGCGCAGGGCGTGGTCGCCGGGCGGCGCGTGCGAGGGTCGGCTGTCCGGGCCGATGTGCACGTTCGGGCAGGCGTCCCAGCCCCAGGAGGGCTCGGCGCCGTCGCGGCGGCACAGGCCGTGCAGGAACGCGGCGACGTCCCGTTCCGTCCAGCCGGGGCGGGCGGCGGCCGCCATCTCGCGCAGGTGCGCCTCGGCGAGTTGCACGGCCTCGCGGATCGCGGCGTGTTCCGCCGGGGTCTTGACCGACCGGAGCTGCCCCAGCAGCGGCGCGGCGCTGTCCCACTCCAGCGTGGGCAGGTCCGCAGCGGTAGCCAGCCAGCCGCGCACCCGGCGTTCCAGGCCCGCCGTCAGGCCGTCGCACAGCGGGTCGTCCTCGCTGATGTTCAGCAGCACGCGCCGCGCGCCCAGCCGCGTCACCTCGGCGCGCAGCAGGGCGCGCAGGTCGGCGTCGTAGCCGTGCACGGTCCAGCCGGGCGGCACGGCGTCCGCGTCGAAGCGGCCCACGATCGCCACGGCCTCGCTGCGGGTCAGCAGGAAGAGGCTGTCCCAGGTGACGTCCACGCCCGCCACGAGCGTCAGGGCGGGTTCCGGGCGCACGCCGGACTCGCGCGCGGCGATCAGCCAGACCTCGCCGTCCCGGAGCAGGGCCTGT encodes the following:
- a CDS encoding M24 family metallopeptidase → MAPNTATDALRDGKRRQAQALLRDGEVWLIAARESGVRPEPALTLVAGVDVTWDSLFLLTRSEAVAIVGRFDADAVPPGWTVHGYDADLRALLRAEVTRLGARRVLLNISEDDPLCDGLTAGLERRVRGWLATAADLPTLEWDSAAPLLGQLRSVKTPAEHAAIREAVQLAEAHLREMAAAARPGWTERDVAAFLHGLCRRDGAEPSWGWDACPNVHIGPDSRPSHAPPGDHALRPGALLHIDYGVRLGHGYCSDIQRVYRLPDGTPVPGEVQAAFRACWQAIQAGADALRPGTPGHAVDAAARAALVAAGYPEYQHALGHGLGRATHDGGTLLGPRWPRYGQTVEGPVRLDEVYTLELGVLVPGHGFIGLEEDVIVRDGPPQWLSDRQDDLKTLG